The Rhodopirellula islandica genome segment TCGTATTCACCGCGCCGCTCCGTTAGTCCCAACTGACTGTCACCAAACCACCAATCAAGGCGAGAGAGTTTTACGCCGCTCAAAACTCGCTGTCAACAAAAACAATCGCGTTTGCGAAACAATGTCCAGCACGTTAGTCACCGATTTAAATTGGTGAGCGGAAGCATGAGCGTCCGCTCATCATCCCGGGACTGGAAAAGGTGTCGAACACCGAATTGGCTGACGTCGCAGCCGCTCGTTTCGACATCAAACCCGCAACCACTCATCGTTCCCGTGATCCCCTCACTGGTCTTGTTCTTGTTGGCGTCCCAGCCGTAGCTGAGGTTGCCGATCGACGCGCCGCTGAAGCTGATGCTCGCCAGCGTGTTGTCGTTGTTGTACGCCCGTGTTTCGCTCACTCCGTTATTGTAGCTGAGCATGTGAACACAGTGGCCGGCCGCGCCGGCTCGTTTCGGTCTTCCCAAGCGAAGAAGAATCCCCCCTTCTCCTTGCCTAATCAGCCAATTCGGTGTCCGACACCTTTTCCTCTTCCGGTGTCCGACACCTCTTCCTCTTCCTAAGCAGGTCAGTAGGAATGATCGGGCATAATCATGTGAGCCGTTTGGGCGTTAGCCCCGGTTATACGTGGGAGCAACGGCGATTACCGAAACAGCCCAAATGCCGAAAGACTCCTGCCGACCTGCTTAAGCCCCTCGAAAAACAAGTCCTTACGTTATAAGCTAATTCCTCAAACGGAGATCTGACGCATGGTTAAACCACTGCCCCTGCAGATGTTGGTTGTTATCTATTGCACTTGCTGGCTGGTTTCTAGTGAAGCAAGGTGCCAGACTCCGCGAGAGGTTTTGGATTCCTATTTTTCGGCGGCAAGGACAAATTTTGAAGCGATCGAACAGTTCGATCTGTTCATTCGAACAGACATCACGAAAGAGTCGCAGTTTCAAACGCCTGAAGTTGTCACAACGTTCCAGAGGATCGTGTTTGATTCCGACAGCGAACGCTATCTGTTCGCTAGTCGCGGGCAACGGATAAGCATGACGGGTGAGAAGGTCGACTCGTTTCGTGAAGGATTTGTGCTGAATGAAGACACAGTCCGGCGGCTCGGGTCAAGAGGAAATTCGGTTGTGAAGGAAACCGGAGTGAAGCGTGAAGAGGTCTTCGATCAACTTCATTTGCCTGATGTTCGCATCATGCTTTTCCCCAGCCTTGACTCTCGACGGGGGCGATTGTGGCAAGATAACAGCTTCGAATCGTACACCTTGTTCGCGAAACAGGCATCCGAGGTCAAGTTCACGTCAGCCGATGCAATGTCGTTTCGCATGATGTTTGAGAATGGCATCGGTTACAGTTTCCGATTTGACCCAAACACTTTGTTGCCCAGCTACAGCAAATGGTTTTCGGCTGCTGGAGACGACACGAATGTGCTGGGCGAAGGAGATTTTTGGGTGGGAACAGAACAGCGGCATTTTTGTTCCAATACTAGCATCATTCGAGCACAATAGACCGGAACTACCATTGGCCATGGAGGGTTTGCCGCGTGAGGAACTTGCGAAGCAAATTCGAATATTCAAAACCAAGACAAACGTGCAGTTGCATTGGATTTCCATCAACCAAGAGATCGATCCAAAGCTCACATCGCTGTCGATGCTTGACTCAGTTTCGGACTTCTTTCAGCTAACCGATCCACTCGAACAAGGTTTGCCAGTCCTTGATACGTTTCAGACTCCGGGTGATGTGAGCGAAAAATAGCGGGAAAGAGGCGTGTGGAGAGGAAAAAGGTAGCGTTCCAATAATTGTTGAAAGTTGAAGGATGGTCACTTCATTCGCAAATGCATTGAAGCGAATTCATCGAGCCTTCCGAGGCACAACTGCAGCAGGACTTCACGGAGAGAGCATCCAGAGCTCCCAGAACGTACGGGTGGTGCAGAGCGAAATCCAGCTCGATTTCGATTTCCTCGGGCTCGATCCCATGCTCACAACTCATTTCTGCAAGACGGCTTGGCGATACACCCCGGATCAGGTTGCTGACAAGCCAACGCCGGATGGCATGGCTCGACGCGAGTGAATTCGCCTGCGTCGTTGACGCCGCGTTGCAACCATGGTCGATCGGCAGTTCGACCCGACTGGGTGACGAATCGGTTCCAAGGACGTGCACGTCTGACTCCGGGACGATGCCGTCACTCCGGTACCCGAAACGCAGCATCATCTCGCTGTGGTCGGCATCCATTCGACTCACCTGTTCATCCGACAACACAGACATCCACCGCCCGGCAACGCCATGCCGAAAAAAGCGACCGCCAGCGCTACGGTCGCTCAGTTCACAAAAATGGTCCTTGGCTTCGCGTCCTTGCAGCCTCGTCAAGGACGTTCGCTGAATCGTCCGTTGCAATCGATCTTCATCAACAGGGTATCCTAGAAACGAAAGGATTGCTTCGAAGAATCGACCTGGGTTTGCAACCAGATCTTCATAGCGAACCACAAGCGTGGGGAAAAACACATTCTCCGTCCAAGACCGCACGTGTTCAGACCAGGAATCGAGGTACTGGACGACCATCTTGCCATCCCCGCCGACACGATGCGCTCGATTGCACATCATTCGAACCGTTTGATCAATTGAGAGTCCGCAATGATCTGCGTACGAGTCGACCACGTCCATCGGATGACGCAACAGATAGATGGCACGATCCGTCCATTGCGGAACAATCAAAGGCACGTCCGCGATCCTGGCTCTGACACTGTGCGTTTTGACAACTTGGTGCGGCTTCAGTTGCATAGCGACCGATTTCTGAACGGCAAATCGCAGTGATGCGACCCTCGCCGCGTTCCACGATGCAATCGACTGGCCCGCTAGCTCTTCGTAACGTTTCAGCCGACTTTCCGAATGCGAGATTTCGGGGATCCGGTCCAGGGCCACCTCCTTGTCTGTGCCGTCATCATTCCAATAGGCCCACAAGAAAATTCGCACCCAGGTGTTCCCCGACTTCGGGTACGACGCCAACCAGCGAATCATTCCTGGACCGCCTTTGGATCCAAGCCAACCTTGGAGGCGAGTTGCCCTGGCACATGCTCCGGCA includes the following:
- a CDS encoding sulfotransferase domain-containing protein, whose translation is MIRWLASYPKSGNTWVRIFLWAYWNDDGTDKEVALDRIPEISHSESRLKRYEELAGQSIASWNAARVASLRFAVQKSVAMQLKPHQVVKTHSVRARIADVPLIVPQWTDRAIYLLRHPMDVVDSYADHCGLSIDQTVRMMCNRAHRVGGDGKMVVQYLDSWSEHVRSWTENVFFPTLVVRYEDLVANPGRFFEAILSFLGYPVDEDRLQRTIQRTSLTRLQGREAKDHFCELSDRSAGGRFFRHGVAGRWMSVLSDEQVSRMDADHSEMMLRFGYRSDGIVPESDVHVLGTDSSPSRVELPIDHGCNAASTTQANSLASSHAIRRWLVSNLIRGVSPSRLAEMSCEHGIEPEEIEIELDFALHHPYVLGALDALSVKSCCSCASEGSMNSLQCICE